One part of the Microbulbifer sp. THAF38 genome encodes these proteins:
- a CDS encoding tetratricopeptide repeat protein, with protein MKSLTKRVKHPVRAAIKPVATGYKPPILLRRCALAAAVLLLNACAVNSGKTIGSLQNVDIEIKEEYIDGSLEKALASYQRYLQETPESKLTPEAMRRIADLKIKQAHRAEDAAIDGVAAAGSGAVIAIDAPEASQENTLEAPAGVAAPVAKVKEQQLQEQQVQEVAAEQTGAAESDADFEARASSSVDIAADTTPLQVPEEDPEALMSANAREAIALYLKLLKKYPFYDRNDQVMYQLSRAYEEAGQIDAAVDVLRQLVAKYPDSRHIDEAWFRLGEYHFTRKKYLDAEEAYGRVITIGEISSFYELALYKRGWSLFKQDMYEMALDDYVAMLDYKVSQGYDFDQQTNTVERKHVDDTFRVVSLSFSYMEGPDSIVDYFSRKGARQYEYLVYSHLGEYYLDKRRYQDSAKSYIAFVERNPLHKVSADFSIRVIDIYSKGGFPKLVLEAKKTFVNTYALNAEYWTVFDINEFGEVVEFLQANLIDLAGHYHAAYQNKKLKDKKGEHYREAIHWYRRYLQSFRETERAPEMNYQLAGLMLENRDFHNAALEYERTAYEYPTHKDSSEAGYAAVYAYREHLANNLKEASADQRAPQLREIIRSSLTFADTFAQHAKAPQVMLGAVEELYGLKDYTPVIENGRQLLEKFPAAEQEIRRSAWMLVAHGSFDTQAYVDAEVAYGETLNLTAADAKDRAGLVDNLAASIYQQGDMARKQEDHATAAGHFLRIRAAAPGATLLATAEYDAAASLIVLKDWTQAASVLNSFRRNFPEHELAKDVTKKLAVVYQESGELLLAAAEFERIERESEDEEIRREALTQAADLYSAAKDSDRALAVLRRYVKLFPNPMEPALETRQKIADIYKSSGQQKRYTQELREMVRIELRGGSQRSDRTRYLAGNAALQLAQPSYEAFTQVALVKPIEQNLNLKRKRMKKAISDFSALIDYKVADVTAAATYYLAEIYLHFSVSLKDSERPSNLSALELEEYELALEDQIYPFEEKAISVHEKNVELLGVGIYNPWVDKSIGKLAGLMPARYARAEEAGEYLQNIVPLPPEPEVLESGEAVSGQ; from the coding sequence GTGAAATCCTTAACCAAGCGCGTAAAACACCCCGTTAGGGCTGCTATTAAGCCCGTCGCGACAGGATACAAGCCCCCGATCTTACTGCGCCGCTGTGCATTAGCTGCGGCTGTATTGTTGCTCAACGCCTGTGCGGTTAATAGCGGCAAGACCATTGGCAGTCTGCAGAATGTCGATATTGAGATCAAAGAAGAATATATCGATGGAAGCCTGGAGAAGGCCCTGGCCAGTTACCAGCGCTACTTGCAGGAAACTCCAGAGTCTAAACTCACTCCCGAGGCGATGCGTCGAATTGCCGACCTGAAAATCAAGCAGGCGCACCGGGCCGAAGATGCCGCTATCGACGGTGTCGCGGCTGCTGGCAGCGGTGCTGTGATCGCCATCGATGCTCCAGAAGCGTCTCAAGAAAATACCCTGGAGGCTCCCGCAGGAGTTGCTGCGCCTGTGGCCAAGGTAAAGGAACAACAGCTACAAGAACAACAGGTACAGGAAGTTGCTGCAGAGCAAACTGGCGCGGCGGAATCCGATGCGGATTTCGAAGCCCGTGCTAGCAGTAGTGTCGATATTGCAGCGGATACTACCCCGCTACAGGTGCCCGAGGAGGACCCGGAAGCGCTGATGTCAGCCAATGCCCGTGAGGCGATCGCGCTGTATCTTAAGCTGCTGAAAAAATATCCCTTCTACGACCGCAATGATCAGGTGATGTACCAGCTCTCCCGTGCCTACGAAGAAGCTGGACAAATTGATGCTGCAGTGGATGTTTTACGCCAGTTGGTGGCCAAGTATCCAGATTCACGCCATATCGATGAGGCCTGGTTTCGCCTGGGTGAATACCACTTTACCCGAAAAAAATACCTGGATGCAGAAGAGGCCTATGGTCGGGTAATTACGATCGGCGAGATTTCCAGTTTCTATGAATTGGCCTTATATAAGCGCGGTTGGTCCCTGTTTAAACAGGATATGTACGAGATGGCACTGGATGATTACGTGGCCATGCTCGATTACAAAGTTTCGCAAGGTTACGATTTCGACCAGCAGACCAATACGGTTGAGCGCAAACATGTGGATGATACTTTCCGCGTGGTGAGTCTGAGTTTCTCTTATATGGAGGGGCCAGATTCAATCGTCGATTATTTCTCCCGCAAGGGCGCGCGTCAGTATGAGTACTTGGTGTATAGCCACCTGGGTGAATACTACCTGGACAAACGCCGCTACCAGGATTCGGCAAAATCCTACATCGCTTTTGTGGAGCGGAATCCACTGCACAAAGTTTCCGCGGATTTTTCTATTCGCGTCATCGATATTTACAGCAAAGGTGGATTCCCCAAGCTGGTGCTTGAGGCGAAGAAAACCTTCGTCAATACCTACGCTCTCAATGCCGAATACTGGACCGTATTCGATATCAATGAATTCGGTGAGGTGGTTGAGTTTTTACAGGCCAACCTGATCGACTTGGCAGGCCACTATCACGCTGCCTACCAAAATAAGAAGTTGAAGGATAAGAAAGGCGAGCACTATCGCGAGGCCATTCACTGGTATCGCCGCTATCTACAGTCCTTCCGTGAAACCGAGCGCGCGCCGGAAATGAACTACCAGCTCGCCGGTTTGATGCTGGAAAATCGTGATTTCCACAATGCCGCACTGGAATATGAGCGCACCGCCTACGAATATCCCACCCACAAGGACTCCAGCGAGGCGGGCTACGCTGCGGTATATGCTTATCGTGAACACTTGGCGAACAACTTGAAAGAGGCGAGCGCAGATCAGCGTGCGCCGCAGTTGCGGGAAATTATTCGTTCCTCCTTAACGTTTGCGGATACTTTTGCGCAGCATGCCAAAGCGCCGCAGGTGATGCTGGGTGCGGTAGAGGAGTTGTATGGCCTTAAAGACTATACGCCAGTGATCGAAAACGGCCGCCAGCTGCTGGAGAAATTCCCTGCGGCAGAGCAGGAAATTCGTCGCTCCGCCTGGATGTTGGTGGCCCACGGTTCCTTTGATACCCAGGCCTATGTCGATGCGGAAGTGGCCTATGGGGAAACGCTAAATCTCACTGCGGCTGATGCCAAAGATCGTGCGGGGCTGGTCGATAACCTGGCCGCGTCCATTTACCAGCAGGGTGATATGGCGCGCAAGCAAGAGGACCATGCCACCGCTGCCGGCCACTTCCTGCGAATTCGCGCTGCGGCTCCGGGGGCGACTTTATTGGCTACGGCTGAGTACGATGCAGCCGCCTCCCTGATTGTTCTCAAGGATTGGACCCAGGCTGCCTCGGTGCTGAACAGCTTCCGCAGGAATTTCCCCGAGCACGAATTGGCCAAAGATGTTACCAAGAAATTGGCGGTGGTCTATCAGGAGAGCGGAGAGCTCTTGTTGGCGGCCGCAGAATTTGAGCGTATTGAGCGAGAATCTGAGGATGAAGAGATTCGTCGCGAAGCCCTGACCCAGGCGGCGGATCTTTACAGTGCCGCCAAAGATAGTGACAGAGCCCTGGCGGTATTGCGCCGTTACGTCAAGCTGTTCCCCAATCCCATGGAACCGGCTCTGGAAACGCGGCAGAAGATTGCCGATATCTATAAATCCTCCGGCCAGCAAAAACGCTACACGCAGGAACTGCGCGAGATGGTGCGCATTGAGTTGCGCGGCGGCTCCCAGCGCAGTGATCGCACCCGCTACCTGGCCGGTAACGCCGCACTGCAACTGGCGCAGCCCAGTTATGAAGCCTTTACCCAGGTGGCGTTGGTGAAGCCCATCGAGCAAAACCTGAATCTGAAGCGCAAGCGCATGAAAAAGGCGATCAGCGATTTCTCAGCCCTGATCGACTACAAGGTAGCGGATGTGACTGCTGCCGCTACCTATTACCTCGCGGAAATTTATCTGCACTTCAGTGTGTCCCTGAAAGACTCTGAGCGCCCAAGTAATTTAAGTGCGCTTGAGCTGGAGGAGTATGAGCTGGCTCTGGAGGATCAAATTTATCCCTTCGAGGAAAAAGCGATTTCCGTACATGAGAAAAATGTTGAGCTGCTCGGGGTGGGTATTTACAACCCCTGGGTCGACAAAAGTATCGGAAAGCTGGCAGGCCTGATGCCGGCCCGTTATGCACGCGCCGAGGAAGCTGGTGAGTATCTGCAGAATATTGTGCCCCTGCCGCCAGAACCAGAGGTGTTGGAATCGGGCGAAGCAGTTTCCGGCCAGTAA
- a CDS encoding tetratricopeptide repeat protein, which yields MQTRLRMVVLMAVALFLAACAGVQTKSGKVSDYSSVRVSGSVGRDFARSLELLANKEFVQAIELLESVVEREQRLPAPYINLGITQSQVGEEKKAEEAFLKALEIDAEHPVATNELAVLYRKQGRFADARKIYVNALAENPEYLPLIKNLGILCDLYLQDLQCALAQFQQYVQLEPEDQDVSIWLADLKRRADK from the coding sequence ATGCAAACAAGATTGCGAATGGTTGTCCTGATGGCGGTGGCTTTGTTTCTGGCTGCCTGTGCGGGTGTCCAGACCAAGTCGGGAAAAGTTTCTGATTATTCCTCTGTGCGGGTATCCGGCAGTGTGGGCCGGGACTTTGCGCGTTCCCTGGAGCTCCTTGCCAATAAGGAATTTGTGCAGGCCATTGAATTATTGGAGTCGGTTGTTGAGCGGGAGCAGCGCTTGCCTGCACCTTATATCAATCTCGGTATTACCCAATCTCAGGTTGGCGAGGAAAAAAAAGCGGAAGAGGCTTTTCTTAAGGCGTTAGAGATTGATGCCGAACATCCGGTAGCCACCAATGAGTTGGCCGTGCTTTATCGCAAGCAGGGTCGCTTTGCCGATGCGCGCAAAATTTATGTGAATGCCTTGGCAGAAAACCCCGAATACCTGCCTTTGATTAAAAATCTAGGCATATTGTGTGATCTCTATCTGCAAGATCTCCAGTGTGCTCTGGCACAATTCCAGCAATATGTGCAGCTGGAGCCAGAAGATCAGGATGTATCCATCTGGCTGGCGGACCTTAAGAGGAGGGCGGACAAGTGA
- a CDS encoding biopolymer transporter ExbD: protein MRHESRRMKRMARSHKRKKTSGMNLTSLMDVFTILVFFLLTNTSSNEALEPPKVITLPDSVVETKPRETVTLMVTDEEILVESNSVVATSEVLESEEIIIEAIKQAMIAEMGKAIGVAQASAEAEAEEEGTEGEVQPEPPEVNILADRGIPFSLLKKVMSSCTEAGYTKVSLAVIQKASQG from the coding sequence GTGAGACATGAAAGCCGACGTATGAAGCGCATGGCGCGCAGCCACAAGCGCAAAAAAACCTCGGGGATGAATCTCACCTCGCTGATGGACGTGTTCACCATTCTGGTGTTTTTCCTTCTCACTAACACTTCCAGCAATGAGGCGTTGGAGCCGCCCAAGGTCATCACTTTGCCGGATTCAGTAGTGGAGACTAAGCCCAGGGAAACCGTGACTTTGATGGTGACTGACGAGGAAATCCTGGTGGAATCCAATTCGGTGGTGGCTACCAGCGAGGTGCTTGAGAGTGAGGAAATCATTATCGAGGCCATCAAGCAGGCAATGATTGCTGAAATGGGTAAGGCCATCGGTGTGGCCCAGGCTTCTGCCGAAGCAGAGGCTGAGGAAGAGGGCACTGAAGGTGAAGTGCAGCCGGAGCCACCGGAAGTCAATATTCTCGCGGACAGGGGCATACCGTTCAGTTTGCTTAAAAAGGTGATGTCCAGCTGTACGGAAGCTGGCTACACCAAGGTATCGCTGGCGGTTATTCAGAAAGCATCTCAGGGTTAA
- a CDS encoding NADP-dependent oxidoreductase, whose translation MKALKITQYGDIDSSLAFQEANVPEPGAGEVLIKINAASINPIDLMVMRGEMKAVKKLNLPVGIGRDLSGEVVSVGNGVSQYQPGEEVFARVGEDHVGTLAQYLVVDASHLAKKPNNLTHEEAASVPLVGLTSYQALIQVAGLKKGEKVLIHAGSGGIGSMAIQLAKAYGAYVITTTSSANVEWVRKLGADQVIDYKKENYLDLLSDIDVVYDTLGKQFTLDAFKVLKKGGRVVSIAGVVDPQTARELGINWLLRKLIRLKSRPILKLAKEKNAFYRMVIMQANGAQLKELGALYQDKIIHPVVDRVYPFEQSLAAFTYLNTKRAKGKVVISLANSG comes from the coding sequence ATGAAAGCACTCAAAATTACTCAGTATGGTGATATCGACAGCAGCCTGGCTTTTCAAGAGGCCAATGTACCTGAGCCGGGTGCTGGCGAGGTACTGATTAAAATAAATGCAGCGAGTATCAACCCCATAGATCTGATGGTGATGCGCGGTGAAATGAAAGCTGTAAAGAAGCTCAATCTACCAGTGGGTATCGGCCGTGACCTAAGTGGTGAGGTGGTCTCTGTGGGTAATGGGGTCTCCCAATATCAGCCCGGTGAAGAGGTCTTCGCCAGGGTGGGGGAGGATCATGTAGGAACTCTTGCCCAGTATCTGGTAGTGGATGCTTCTCACTTGGCGAAAAAGCCCAACAATCTCACCCATGAAGAGGCTGCAAGCGTCCCCCTGGTGGGGCTGACTTCCTACCAGGCCCTGATTCAAGTTGCGGGTTTGAAAAAGGGAGAGAAAGTATTGATTCATGCGGGTTCCGGTGGCATTGGCTCTATGGCTATTCAGCTCGCTAAGGCTTACGGCGCTTATGTGATAACAACAACCAGTAGCGCCAATGTGGAATGGGTGCGCAAGCTTGGTGCGGATCAGGTGATCGACTACAAAAAAGAAAACTATCTGGACCTGCTGTCTGATATTGATGTGGTTTATGACACCCTCGGTAAGCAATTCACATTAGACGCTTTCAAAGTCTTGAAGAAAGGTGGCAGGGTAGTATCTATCGCAGGGGTGGTGGACCCGCAGACGGCGAGGGAATTGGGTATCAACTGGTTGTTGCGCAAGTTGATCCGCCTAAAGTCGCGTCCGATATTGAAGCTGGCGAAAGAGAAAAACGCATTTTATCGTATGGTCATCATGCAGGCGAATGGCGCCCAGCTCAAAGAGTTGGGGGCCCTGTATCAGGACAAGATAATTCATCCGGTCGTCGATAGGGTTTATCCCTTCGAGCAGAGCCTGGCTGCCTTCACTTACTTGAATACCAAGCGGGCAAAAGGCAAAGTGGTTATTTCACTGGCGAATAGCGGTTGA
- a CDS encoding MotA/TolQ/ExbB proton channel family protein, translated as MDFFNSVIEFFQTGGTFMYPILVVAALGSAVAIERFIRLHYERHTNRTMWDKLQPILSSGDFDRARNLVKQDNSSVAKLLSMGLARQGAVRRREDIEIAMEESMMEITPQLEKRTPYVALFSNIATLLGLLGTIMGLIEAFTAVANANPAEKADLLSASISVAMNTTAFGLMTGIPLLIVHALLNSLTGEIIDSLEMVSVKASNLIDSSTRRRFEIDAPASEKKAENKPVKKSEKHSKAQPEAQAKTEEQQTETA; from the coding sequence ATGGACTTTTTCAATAGCGTCATCGAGTTTTTCCAGACGGGCGGTACTTTTATGTACCCCATTCTTGTGGTGGCCGCCCTGGGTAGCGCCGTAGCGATTGAGCGATTTATTCGCCTGCACTACGAGCGCCATACCAACCGCACCATGTGGGATAAATTACAGCCGATTCTCTCCAGTGGGGATTTCGATCGCGCTCGCAATCTGGTCAAGCAGGATAATTCCAGTGTAGCTAAGCTGCTTTCCATGGGCTTGGCCCGCCAGGGTGCGGTGCGCCGTCGCGAAGACATCGAAATCGCGATGGAAGAGAGCATGATGGAAATCACTCCGCAACTGGAAAAGCGCACTCCCTACGTCGCACTGTTTTCCAATATTGCCACGCTGCTAGGGCTGCTCGGTACCATTATGGGCCTGATCGAAGCCTTTACTGCGGTTGCTAATGCCAACCCTGCAGAAAAGGCTGACCTGCTCTCCGCCAGTATTTCCGTGGCGATGAACACTACCGCCTTCGGCCTGATGACCGGTATTCCCCTGTTGATCGTGCATGCGCTGCTCAACTCTCTCACCGGTGAAATTATCGACAGCCTGGAAATGGTTTCCGTAAAAGCCTCCAACCTGATCGACAGCTCAACTCGCCGTCGCTTCGAAATCGATGCGCCTGCTTCAGAGAAGAAAGCTGAAAATAAGCCAGTCAAGAAATCTGAAAAGCACTCTAAAGCGCAACCCGAGGCCCAGGCCAAAACCGAAGAACAGCAAACGGAAACTGCGTAA
- a CDS encoding AgmX/PglI C-terminal domain-containing protein, translating to MSNFLQQQQALSESLHAVRQRMLLLEDERQQIEEQLAELQANGTKFQLLDEISERLGKLEQAGAGEMFWAEHYRADASAQVIARIGESTRDYNERLDQLHQSRRQVLDNIEYCNEEIFALDEQADELRREEEESKYEFEITREFEQPDFRPMVMPWHTQGEDEKRFRLCVFASLFIATLLGYLVPLYTLPEPETEVVEIPERLAKLVIEKKTKPKPPPEPEKTKPKKEEKKPEPKPEQKVAKQEPKPTKTEKKQARKKAERAGVLAFKDNFQDLIQDDLDNRLGQQTQLSTAGKKENRSQRSLITSAAAKGSGGLSASDVSRNVAGTGSSLGGVEFARVESAIGTEGDFAGEDRPLSDGVGPSRTDEEIQIVFDRYKSSLYRIYNRELRNNPALQGKMVLKITIEPDGSVSMAQVESSDMDSPALNAKIVARVKRFNFGEKAGVPTITILYPIDFLPQN from the coding sequence GTGAGTAATTTTCTACAACAACAGCAGGCGCTTAGCGAATCGCTCCATGCGGTTCGCCAGCGTATGCTCCTGCTCGAGGATGAGCGGCAGCAGATAGAGGAGCAGCTGGCTGAGTTGCAGGCCAATGGCACCAAGTTCCAGCTGCTTGATGAAATATCTGAGCGTCTGGGCAAGCTCGAACAAGCTGGCGCAGGGGAAATGTTTTGGGCCGAGCACTACCGGGCCGATGCTTCCGCTCAGGTGATTGCGCGAATTGGCGAATCCACCCGCGATTACAATGAACGGCTGGATCAGCTACATCAGTCTCGCCGGCAAGTCCTCGATAATATTGAATATTGTAATGAGGAAATCTTTGCTCTGGATGAGCAGGCGGATGAACTGCGCCGTGAAGAGGAAGAGTCTAAGTACGAATTCGAAATCACACGCGAATTTGAGCAGCCGGATTTTCGTCCGATGGTTATGCCTTGGCATACCCAGGGTGAGGATGAAAAGCGTTTCCGCCTCTGTGTATTTGCGTCTCTATTTATCGCCACTTTACTGGGTTATCTAGTGCCGCTCTACACGCTGCCGGAACCGGAAACCGAGGTGGTTGAAATTCCAGAGCGCCTGGCCAAGCTGGTCATCGAAAAGAAAACCAAGCCCAAGCCACCGCCTGAGCCGGAGAAAACCAAGCCCAAGAAAGAGGAGAAAAAACCCGAGCCTAAGCCTGAACAAAAGGTGGCTAAGCAGGAGCCGAAGCCTACCAAGACCGAGAAAAAGCAGGCTCGTAAGAAAGCCGAGCGCGCCGGTGTTCTGGCCTTCAAAGATAATTTCCAGGATCTCATTCAGGATGATCTGGATAATCGTCTCGGCCAGCAGACACAGCTGAGCACGGCTGGTAAGAAGGAAAATCGCAGCCAGCGTTCTCTGATTACTTCTGCTGCGGCCAAGGGTAGTGGCGGCCTGAGTGCTTCCGATGTGAGCCGCAACGTGGCTGGAACTGGGTCCTCTCTGGGTGGTGTCGAGTTTGCGCGAGTGGAGAGTGCTATCGGTACCGAAGGTGACTTTGCTGGTGAGGATCGTCCGCTTAGCGATGGTGTGGGTCCGTCCCGAACCGACGAGGAAATTCAGATTGTTTTCGATCGTTATAAGTCGTCGCTGTATCGTATCTACAACCGCGAGTTGCGTAACAACCCGGCTCTGCAGGGCAAGATGGTGTTGAAAATTACTATCGAACCGGATGGCTCTGTATCCATGGCACAAGTGGAATCCAGTGATATGGATTCACCGGCACTCAATGCCAAGATTGTGGCAAGGGTCAAGCGGTTTAACTTCGGTGAAAAGGCTGGTGTTCCAACGATCACCATTCTCTACCCGATCGACTTCCTGCCTCAAAACTAA
- a CDS encoding biopolymer transporter ExbD yields the protein MRRRRHGRDREAPELDITAFLNLMVVLVPFLLVSAVFSRVTILELNMPSGAGGGAPDDPAVTVEVVVRKEALEISDGEKVIARFPNLTQPEEGEPAPVEAVVEEGNEEGEKLALLPTAEVYDLKKLTEFLLQIKASYPEKTDSILLMEADIAYEHLVGVMDSVRGAEVRVEGSDPSDPEAVERVVLFPDISIGDAP from the coding sequence ATGAGAAGGCGGCGCCACGGGAGAGATAGAGAAGCCCCGGAGCTGGACATCACCGCCTTCCTGAATCTGATGGTGGTGTTGGTACCCTTCCTGTTGGTATCGGCAGTGTTCTCACGGGTAACAATTTTAGAGCTGAATATGCCGAGCGGAGCCGGCGGCGGAGCGCCGGATGATCCCGCAGTTACGGTGGAAGTCGTCGTGCGTAAGGAAGCACTGGAAATCAGTGACGGTGAGAAGGTCATCGCGCGTTTTCCTAATCTGACTCAGCCCGAAGAGGGTGAGCCCGCTCCGGTGGAAGCGGTTGTGGAGGAGGGTAATGAAGAGGGTGAAAAGCTTGCCCTGTTGCCAACTGCCGAGGTCTACGACCTGAAAAAACTTACCGAGTTTTTGCTGCAGATAAAAGCCAGCTATCCGGAAAAAACCGACTCTATTCTTTTGATGGAGGCGGATATCGCCTATGAGCATCTCGTGGGTGTGATGGATAGCGTGCGCGGAGCAGAAGTGCGTGTGGAAGGCAGTGATCCCAGCGATCCCGAAGCGGTGGAGAGGGTGGTACTGTTTCCCGATATTTCCATAGGAGATGCGCCGTGA